One genomic window of Vibrio rhizosphaerae includes the following:
- the mutT gene encoding 8-oxo-dGTP diphosphatase MutT, with product MKRTHIVAAIIFSQDQSQVYITKRPEHVHKGGFWEFPGGKVESGESIEAAIHRELDEEIGIQVTTQHLYQHLTHDYPDKSLVFDFISVTEFTGTPYGREGQDGRWVSIAGLVDYQFPEANEPIVAQLIHDFSR from the coding sequence ATGAAAAGAACACATATTGTTGCTGCAATTATTTTTAGTCAGGATCAATCACAAGTTTATATTACCAAGCGGCCTGAACACGTGCATAAAGGCGGATTTTGGGAGTTTCCCGGTGGTAAAGTTGAAAGCGGAGAGTCAATCGAAGCGGCGATTCATCGTGAATTAGATGAAGAGATTGGTATTCAGGTTACGACTCAACATCTATATCAGCATTTGACACATGATTATCCGGACAAGTCACTGGTATTTGACTTTATCTCGGTCACGGAATTTACCGGAACACCATATGGCAGAGAAGGACAGGATGGTCGATGGGTTTCGATTGCCGGGCTGGTTGATTATCAATTTCCTGAAGCGAATGAACCGATCGTTGCACAACTCATTCATGACTTTTCCCGCTGA